One genomic window of Conexivisphaerales archaeon includes the following:
- a CDS encoding dienelactone hydrolase family protein, whose amino-acid sequence MSTITLGDWKLYEAGKKAAKGIIVIHEIFGFNQYIASVADSLAKAGYKAIAVDLFKGKVAKSLEEGMKFRSEVTNEDLNDCIGRAEKKMREDGVEKVGVLGFCMGGGFALQSACNLNIDYCIDYYGLIQNEGDVERLKGPLLIVLASNDERVTMWALQKLLPATVRYQKKVELHLYPNTVHAFHRPGWQGYNKEAADDAWERTLDFIRRV is encoded by the coding sequence ATGAGTACAATCACCCTAGGTGACTGGAAGTTATACGAAGCAGGCAAGAAAGCAGCCAAAGGGATCATAGTCATACATGAAATCTTCGGGTTCAATCAGTACATAGCTTCTGTGGCTGATAGCCTTGCCAAAGCAGGATACAAGGCTATAGCAGTAGATCTGTTCAAAGGAAAAGTAGCCAAGAGCCTGGAGGAAGGCATGAAATTCAGGAGCGAGGTGACTAACGAAGACTTGAATGACTGCATAGGAAGGGCAGAGAAAAAGATGAGGGAGGATGGAGTAGAGAAGGTGGGAGTACTTGGCTTCTGCATGGGAGGAGGTTTTGCACTTCAATCTGCATGCAACCTGAACATAGACTACTGCATAGACTACTATGGGCTCATACAGAACGAAGGCGATGTGGAGAGGTTGAAAGGGCCTTTGCTCATTGTCCTAGCTTCAAACGATGAAAGGGTGACCATGTGGGCCTTGCAAAAGCTTCTCCCCGCCACTGTACGGTATCAGAAGAAAGTCGAACTCCATCTTTACCCTAATACTGTGCATGCGTTTCATAGGCCTGGCTGGCAGGGCTACAACAAGGAAGCAGCTGACGACGCCTGGGAAAGAACCCTTGATTTCATCAGAAGGGTCTGA